A genomic window from Flavobacterium sp. I3-2 includes:
- a CDS encoding tRNA1(Val) (adenine(37)-N6)-methyltransferase, producing the protein MFSFKQFTIQQDRCAMKVGTDGVLLGAWTPLINNPYNVLDIGAGTGLIALMIAQRSNAEQIDAIEIDEEAYEQCVENFEASPWNDRLFCFHADLNEYTEELFEEEEEYDLIISNPPFYSENYSSGDEKRDQARFQESLPFDELIESAQALLSDNGIFAVIIPFKEEENFIALAKSVNLFPLKITRVKGTPSSEIKRSLLAFCRLEQNPLIDELIIEIERHNYTEDYKNLTKDFYLKM; encoded by the coding sequence ATGTTTTCCTTTAAACAATTTACCATTCAACAAGACCGTTGCGCAATGAAAGTCGGAACAGACGGTGTTTTACTTGGCGCTTGGACTCCATTAATAAACAATCCGTACAACGTTTTAGACATCGGTGCAGGAACTGGATTAATCGCTTTAATGATTGCACAACGAAGTAATGCCGAACAAATCGATGCTATTGAAATCGATGAAGAAGCTTACGAACAATGTGTTGAAAATTTTGAAGCTAGTCCATGGAACGATCGTTTATTTTGTTTTCATGCTGATTTAAATGAATACACCGAAGAACTTTTTGAAGAGGAAGAAGAATATGATTTAATCATTTCAAATCCACCTTTTTATTCAGAGAATTATTCTTCTGGTGATGAAAAAAGAGATCAAGCGCGATTTCAAGAATCACTTCCTTTTGATGAATTGATCGAATCTGCTCAAGCATTATTATCTGACAACGGAATATTCGCTGTTATCATTCCGTTTAAAGAAGAAGAAAATTTTATTGCTTTAGCAAAATCAGTAAATTTATTTCCTCTTAAAATCACAAGAGTAAAAGGAACGCCTTCATCAGAAATCAAACGAAGTTTATTAGCATTTTGTCGTTTAGAACAAAATCCTTTAATTGATGAATTAATTATTGAGATTGAACGACATAATTATACCGAAGATTATAAAAATCTGACTAAAGATTTTTATCTTAAAATGTAA
- a CDS encoding 30S ribosomal protein S16, translating to MSVKIRLQRHGKKGKPFYWVVAADARAKRDGKFLEKIGTYNPNTNPATIDLNVDAAAKWLFQGAQPTDTAKAILSYKGALLKHHLNGGVRKGALTQEQADAKFAAWLEEKDAKLNAKTSGLAETKAAAKAKALEAEKEVNAKRVAAALEAKAAAEAPAEVEAPATEETEA from the coding sequence ATGTCTGTAAAAATTAGATTACAAAGACACGGTAAAAAAGGAAAACCTTTTTACTGGGTAGTAGCTGCTGACGCACGCGCAAAAAGAGATGGTAAATTCTTAGAAAAAATCGGAACTTACAATCCAAACACTAACCCTGCAACTATCGACTTAAATGTTGATGCTGCTGCAAAATGGTTATTCCAAGGTGCTCAACCTACTGACACAGCTAAAGCTATCCTTTCTTACAAAGGTGCTTTATTAAAACACCACTTAAACGGAGGTGTTCGTAAAGGTGCTTTAACTCAAGAGCAAGCTGATGCTAAATTCGCTGCTTGGTTAGAAGAAAAAGATGCAAAATTAAACGCTAAAACTTCAGGTTTAGCTGAAACTAAAGCTGCTGCTAAAGCAAAAGCATTAGAAGCTGAAAAAGAAGTTAACGCTAAACGTGTTGCTGCTGCTTTAGAAGCTAAAGCTGCTGCTGAGGCTCCGGCTGAAGTTGAAGCTCCTGCAACTGAAGAAACTGAAGCATAA
- the rimM gene encoding ribosome maturation factor RimM (Essential for efficient processing of 16S rRNA) produces the protein MRKKDCFYLGKIAKKFSFKGEVLVYLDTDEPEMYEDLESMFVEFNGHLVPFFIENASLHKNKFLRVLFEDMNSEEDANRIIGCEVYLPLTMLPELDGDKFYFHEIIGFEVQDQRLGFIGNITGVNDANVQALFEIEYKGVQILVPMIDEFILKLDRENKTIHLNTPEGLVDLYIN, from the coding sequence ATGCGTAAAAAAGATTGTTTTTATTTAGGTAAAATCGCTAAGAAATTTAGTTTCAAGGGCGAAGTTCTTGTTTATTTAGACACGGATGAACCCGAAATGTATGAAGATTTGGAATCAATGTTCGTTGAATTCAACGGACATTTGGTTCCATTTTTTATTGAAAACGCTTCACTTCACAAAAATAAATTTCTTCGAGTACTTTTCGAGGACATGAATTCTGAAGAAGATGCCAATAGAATTATCGGTTGCGAAGTTTACTTACCTCTTACTATGTTGCCAGAATTAGATGGTGACAAATTTTATTTTCACGAAATTATTGGATTTGAAGTTCAAGACCAGCGCTTAGGATTCATTGGAAACATTACTGGTGTTAATGATGCAAACGTTCAAGCATTATTTGAAATTGAATACAAAGGTGTCCAAATACTTGTTCCGATGATTGATGAATTCATCCTTAAATTAGATCGTGAAAACAAAACCATTCATTTAAACACTCCCGAAGGTTTAGTTGATTTATACATTAATTAA
- a CDS encoding DUF6252 family protein produces the protein MKKSIIIVALALGLGFTGCEDDVKFNDPSFQAQRNYKLWRATNSVAEVKDGTLRVYGTDGVESLVMTIPNYSFGATYDFGNNETNIATYRIIDENISYVFKTGYNLGGGHLTLDPVEKQVPGFISGTFLVKASRVEGGVVVDMKLDQGVFFRIPLREVTAQAPSEIVE, from the coding sequence ATGAAAAAAAGTATAATAATCGTTGCTTTAGCTTTAGGTTTAGGGTTCACTGGATGTGAAGATGACGTAAAGTTTAATGATCCTTCATTTCAAGCGCAAAGAAATTATAAGCTTTGGAGAGCTACAAATAGTGTGGCTGAAGTTAAAGATGGAACATTACGTGTTTATGGAACTGATGGTGTTGAATCTTTAGTGATGACAATTCCGAATTATAGTTTTGGTGCTACTTATGATTTCGGTAACAATGAAACAAATATTGCTACATATCGTATTATTGATGAAAATATTTCTTATGTTTTTAAAACAGGATATAATTTAGGTGGAGGACATCTGACATTAGATCCAGTTGAAAAACAAGTTCCAGGATTTATTTCAGGTACATTTCTTGTTAAAGCATCTCGTGTTGAAGGTGGAGTAGTAGTAGATATGAAGCTGGATCAGGGTGTGTTCTTTAGAATACCTTTAAGAGAAGTAACTGCGCAAGCGCCTTCAGAAATAGTAGAATAA